The Ursus arctos isolate Adak ecotype North America unplaced genomic scaffold, UrsArc2.0 scaffold_33, whole genome shotgun sequence DNA segment gaatgtatttcatttaaaatatatgtacgtgtgtgtttaTGCCTGTTGAATATTTATTATGCCCACTCAGGATCTATGTGACGCACGaaagtgttgtgtgtgtgcagagCCACAGAGGCTCCCGCCATGGCCCAGAGCGCACTGCCCGGTCAGCACACAacgccctccccccctcctcttACCTCTGTAGCGGTGTATGCACGTGCTTACTCCAGTGCGTGTTGACAACACTGGGTTTTAAAAGTGCTACAAATGAGCAGAACGAAATTGAATGCTCCCAACATGAGGCTTGTGAATATGAATTGTTAGCTAGCATTTTCTGTGATCAAGGCAAGAAGTGTAGAGCTCTTTTTTCTAAGTTGCTTTCCAGAAAAATATGTCTGTTAACAGCTTGAATATATGTGTGTAACACAGGATCAATAGTCAAATCTTTATTTGTACTAGTGGacaaaatacagttttataaacTGCATATATGTCTTTTATATTATTACTCAGAAAGAATGGACAGTATAGGGACTTCCCTCCATTCTCTTTAACATCCCTTTAAATTCTTCTTTGGTCTTTTTGGCAACTGAGATTTCTGAGAAGTAAGAGCAGTCTACTGACAGCATTTTGGCAGATGAAAGAGTAGAAGCCTTTTGCGGGTAAGGCCAAGGTATCAGTTCTGGCTGCCATTACCTCTAGATTGTACCTTTACATTTTGGTGAGATTGATCTGAGCCAGTCATGAGAACTGTAGGCATTGCTAAAACCTTTAGTTGGGTGTTGGAGCCCCCTGTGCCCTCCATCAGTCTTGGGGGTTTTGTGAGAGGTGCTTTATGTGTTTCATGCATGTTTTCCCGCAGCTCATAGTCATTGCAAGGCGTAGTTTTCCACAGAATCGACCTCACTGGGGAACGGTGCTGGATGTTGGTGTGTTTGCTTTGTGGACATTTGCTGAAGTGTACCCTTATGACTTGTGTTCTcctttataattctgttttttgtgtgttctattcattaaaaaaaaaaaatgttagtaagaGTATGGGGAGATTTAAAAGCAGCCAGAAGTTGGAATCAGAGTAAATTCTTTACTTGTGAATAAAGAATGCAAATTGGGGATGGCTTGAGAAAGGAGAGACTCAGGTTTTGCTCACTGGTCAGACATTTAAATGCAGcactgaaaaaaaagtaaagctcaTAGCCTTGAGATGAACATCTGCTTATACCACGTCCATTGTGATGGCTTTTGTCTCAAAGGAGCGTAGTGGACAAAACTTGTTTAAAGATAAATTGGGAAGAAATCTAAAAGAAGCAAGTGACTCAGGCCCAGTTTTGTTCTCAATGTGTTTTTGCTTCTTGGCAGATGAGGATGTTGTAAATCAAGGAAAGCACATGAGAAAAGTGAACTAAGATGAAATGGGATTAAGTGGGAATTCTTAATTTGAGGATTTTAGATGAAAATCAGAGAGATCTGTGAAACTCATAAATTGTGTACAaagtattatcttcattttttgttCTTGGGAGGATCTAAAACTTTATCAGATGCTGCAAGGATTCTGGGGCCCTTCCCACCTAGTCAGGAGTTGCCAGATTCAAACAAAAAGGTTTCTAAcaatgaagaagaggaaaggggaaccCATGATGCCCCAAATACTGACTTCTGATTATGTATTCTgagatcaatttttaaaaatcatacccACTTCTAATCTAGCACTACACTGATAATGAAAATACCTGGGATCTTGTCCACCCGCTCTTGGTGAAACGTTTCCAGAATGAAAGGGTATGTGATCCTCCTCGGATTCCTCCTGACCAGTCCTGCCTTTACATAGCCCCTGCCGCCCCCGAAACCTGAAATTAGCCAGGTCAGTAGCTTTGCCACAGTGGCTTCAGCAATAGGAGGACCTAGAGGATGGAAGGGGGTACCTGAGCATTTTAGCTAACGTCTGCTTAGAAGACGTTTCTTCAGAACACCCCAGGCAACCTGCCGAGTCGTTACATGTCATGTGAGTTACACTTGCTGCTTGCATGAAGTTTGCTTCAGATACTCATGCGTctcacagaaaggaaggaaagtacTAGTATCTACAAAACACAGGTGGAAGAATGTTTTACCTGGAGGTATTTCAACTCCTGTAATCCTGGAGGGATTTTTTTTAGCTTGTTGTTTTCCAGGTGTATTTCTCTAACTCGTGGGATGTTAGCAAGACTTCCATTTTCGATGTCTGTGATTCTGTTATTTCCTAGGCCCAGCCTAAAAATGGCATAAAATGCATCAACTCTTAGGCAGACGTTGTGATAGTTAGCCCAAAACACCACAGCTGCATGGGACACAAAAGCCTGACCTATTTGCGTGTGTTTAGAGAAAGGTTCTTCCTGGTTGCACGTCATAACCCATTTCATGGTGTGATGGCTGTCTGTCTCCTCTGCTGTCACCAAACTCTGTAGCTAACCTACACCAACCAAAGGGTCATCTGAAAAGttcttttcctcatttcactTGGTGTCCCTCTACCACCCCCAAGACAGAGTAGGGTATAGCTGTCCCTGTTCGTTTTATCTTCGTGACGGTGACAGACTTGATTAGGTCCCTCCGCTTCCGCCAGGGGTCTCGTTAGTATCTCCTTCGTATCCCAACAGCTTCTGAGTTAGGGTTTGGAGGGGTTTTACCTTTGCAGTTCTTTGTATCGTTTAAAATCCTCGAGTTCCACGGTTGAAATTTTATTGTAGTCTAAATGCAGCTCCAGTAAAGTTGATGGTAGATCTAGGGTAAGAAAAGGAATAAGCACGTCAGATGGAGTAAAACCAAGCCCCACTGATTGTTCATGTACTTGTGCAATTTCACACCGTAGTCTTAGGCAGTCCTTTAGAGATCTgctatttttttcaactttttattacGGAAAATTTCACACAGAAATGGAAGCTAGTGTCATGAGCCACCACACTGCAGTGTCCAGTTTTCCACATGTCTTTCGTCCACCACATCAGTTATCTGTCATTGGCTTGTCCGTTGGTTTTCCTTCATTCACTTGTTTTTTGCTGGAGTATTTAAAATCAAATCCCACACATGTCACTTCACCTGTGAAGGCGTCACCCGGTGTCCTTAACTCCTCTCAGGTCCTCTTGTTTCCACATAACCACCTTGTCAGTGTCACATCTAAAGGAAGTCGCAGTGATTCTTCATGATCACGGAATGTTCCTTTCCCTAACGATCTCAGAGAAGTGTTTTACAGTTGATTTTTTCAGGTCGGGATCCAAATAGAAGTTTACAGAATGCATTGGGTTCTCCCAtctcttaaaatttctttcactATTAAATAGTAAACTTTTTTCCCTGTCTTGCATTGACGTTTTTCGGTTATTGGTTTGTTTGAGGTACTCATTTGTGGATTGGACTGAGACTTCTGCATTTTGTTTGTCCTAGTCATTTCTTAGAAGCTAGTGGTTAGATGGAGAGACTGGATTAAATTCAGTAGATCAGCCTTTCACCTGATGGTCTTAGCGCTCGTCGATGAGCGCTACAGGATCTGTTATTTCATTAAGAATGGGAAAACGGTGATTTTCTGATTTTGTCATGCTTAATATATTTATCAGGTAGGATTCGTATCTAAAGAATTTTCCTTCATCAATTATTTAGTCACTGTGTAATACAATTTTAACAGAAAAGGCTTGCTTCTAACATAAAATGCTTGCTTCTTATAAGTAATGAGTTGGTGCAATGCCCAGAGGTGACCAGTGAaagttttttaagtatttttctgaaCACCTGGGTTTTTACTCTGATATATTGGATCTGTTGCAGTATTTATTCTCTTCAGTTAGTAGTAGTTTCTGCATAAAGAGAAGCACCTACAGTATAACCTGGCACATGCCAGGTACCCTATGAATGTGCACATCTTCTCTTCTCAGCCCTTCACGTTCTGACCCCAGCCGTCCCCAGATTAACCAGAATATTAAATCACACGTTATTTATTAGGCTTCTATATATAACGTATTATTTGTCAATCATAGGTTCTAGTTAGCTAGCTagggaaagttttcttttttccaactcttatggaaaacatttccttcctttattaGTGTTTAAGTCTGTTGAAAGTAACCAAAGCAACCTTATAAATATCAGTACTCTTGCTGGCTGAATTTATATTGATTCCAGAGTCTGCTTTGgattttagaagtaaaaaaaactAGAGAGAGCAGGAAAGCAATTCTAAACTTGGGAGAGTTCTAATTTTTTGAATTCTGGTAAGTCGGGCTGAATTATATTTATGGAATGACTGTGTCCTCCAATATGTAAAAGAACAGAGGGGAGGTTCTTTCTTCAGAGACCTTACATACTAGTTGAGCAAATCTGTCACACATACAGAAATCATCGGTGTTCTCACCTGTTCTAGAATATGTTGTGGCAACTCAGAGAGAAATCCGTTCGTGTTGAGCAGTCAGGGAAACTTTTTGGAAGAGGTTTTGTAGAACTTGAGGGGACGGTTCCCTTTGCTGGGGCATGGAGAAAAGGGATGACGCAAGAGAAGAGCAGAGCCCCTGCAGGGTACGTGAGCAGTGTAGGCGTCTGGGTGGGAGCTCAGTGACTGTTAGCACACACGTGGCTGCTTTTGCGCAGATCCTTCTATTCCTACCCTGTGTTCAAAAGGTGTCTTCTCCCCTCCATGCAGTGCTGCTCTGTAGCAGACTTTTCCAAGTGGCCTGGGAGGAAGGCATGTTTCACCTCTCCTTGTGTTAATATGTCAGGTCTGGTCAGGACCCTTTCGTCTTCTGCCTAATTTCATCCTGCTGCAAGGGATAGTGATGATTGGATTTCCACAGTCAGCCTTCCCATTTTagcaaataaatgataaaaacaaaaaacatcaatGGCTTTTGAATGTTATAGGGATCTTGAAAGAGCAGTTATATAAGTTGAGAGATTTAATTCCAATCTAAATTTCTAAGGATAgtggcacctgagtggttcagtcggttaagcgtctgccttctgctcagggcatgatcccagagtcctgggatcgaggccacattgggctccctgctcggcaaggagtctgcttccccttctgcctctgcccctcacccctgctcatgcggctctctctcacaaataaataaaatcctgacaTTCTAAGGATATAATACGTTCCTTAAGCCTTtggaaaaatcttgaaaacatcatTAGAGGTCAAGCCTTCGTTTTTAAGATACACTGAAACTTGAAGAGACTTGCTCTCGGGATGTGTTGCAGTGTAGGAGAGGCTGCTGGTGGGCACAGCTCTGGGGCAGCGAGCACCAGCCTTTCTCCTCCCtgaccctcctctcctcccctctgcctgcccctcactTTCGTGTCCTGTCAGCATGTCAGAGGCATTTTATGTATAGAACGTATTAGGTGGCATGTATTTTTGTTGGTGGTGTCTGAAAGATGAGAGAGAAATCATTTTAGGTTTGTTGTTGAAAAACAGCCACCTTACTGAAAGCTAAATAAGGTGGCTTTTTAATTGTGTTGTTCTGAATTAAACTGATTTTTCCTGTATAAAAAAATTGTCTTTCCAACTTGTACTTCGTATGATTTTTCTCCTAAGTGAAAGATCACCACTTGGTTCCTAAGCGCAGCTTTGCTGCGTCCTTTAACTTAAGagctgtttgttttgttcatcttCCGCATCAGGTGAGTAGTAGAAAAAGGTTTCGATGAAGTCTCTGCTTTTCCTGTGGACACTGAAGGACAGAGCTGTTTGAAAGGAAACTATATGATCGATCACAGGGGTTATTTCTGACTCATGTCATCATCACGGCAGAGGGCGAGCACCCCTGTCAGAGACGGTTCCCGAGAAAGGTGAGCCGATGCAGCTCACCGCCGCACGGAGGGCTTGCCTAGAGCGCTAGGAACCGGTCCCATAGCGAACTGAAGAAGCACCTTCCTTTGAGGCACCAGCTTCAGGGCCCATCATAAAGAACAAGTCTCCATCACGTCAGGAGAGGGCGTTCACTGGGTGCCTGACACCATCCTCAGACCTTTCTGTGCGCTGGCCCATTAATCTGCACAGCACGAGGGGCACGCCCACCCCTGCCAGAGCCTGCATCTGCCCCAGTCTGGCCCCGTGCATCTTCCCCAACCTTCTTCTCTAGAGAATGTCCACCTCTAGCAAGTACTTCACAGAATGACAGGTATAGATGAGTAAATGTTaggaagaaggaataaaaagtgCATTAGTTCTTAATGTTTGTTCTCACTGGGGAAACAAAAAGATTCTGGTTTCAtactgggaaaaagaaaaagcactggaTAGGGCTCTTTATGTGTGTGAGGAAACAACAAATTTCACACTACCTTGACCAGATATACTGATGAAAAGTGTTCTGACCACCTTGGGTTTTGATAGTGTCAGTATATTTCATGGTCATTTAAAGgcgacaatttttttttaaagtacgttATCTTAAATGAATACAAACCTTTAGGAATTGAGGTCAGTTTTGCTTCTGCAATTCTGATATGGAACACTGTCACTCCTTCAAATGCCCCTGGTTCAATTCCATTATTATCGAGAGGGTTTGCACTCATTTCTGTGGGGGCAAATGACATAATTTAGCATGCATCCGTTGTGTATGAAGGAGACTCAGTGCGGGTACAGACATCGCAAGGACATTTCACTcactgggtttatttctgtgtctctctATTCCCTTTTGTTGCTGTCAGAAGAAGACTGCTTCATACTACATAGTACAAGTAGCAATATGCTTATATCACGGTAGATTAATACTAGAATAGATTTATTATAGAGgatatataaatagatttttGCTTTGAATTGCTAAGTCAGTGACTTGTTATCACTCTGTTCTGACCATGacaatattttgttgtattaatCTTATATTAGAAGAAAGATGAGCCttcatataatttaaaacatttatgttttCCAAGATACATTTGTCACCtaagttttaaattataagtcaattagagattgttattttattaacagaaatataattttgGGGAGATGCCAGTAAGTGAGGCTGTTTGGTAAGTGCCAGGCATTTGGCTGACCTAAGTAAGTGAGGAAGTGAATGAGAATATTGATTACGAATTTTGAGTGAATATTGGAGAGGAAGATGATGTGGTTATACGATGGGTGTTAGATGTAAAATAGGGTAGAGTTTATAACAGAAGTTTCTACAGCAGAAATTTCCTCAGCTCAGCAATCTTGAAGCAGATAATGTAAATTAGATGTACATCTCAAATAATCTCtaaattaattttatacattGTGTATGAGTAGTTTATATAACACATTAAAAATACTACCCTTTTGGTGTAAGCgtaaccttatttttttaaaaaatgctacctttaaattaaatatgaataatgGATTTTACAGATTAGGGTGCAGTCAGAAAACTGAAACCACAATAGGTGTTTGAAAAGGGATCTTGAGAGTGTCTGTTAGAAACAGCATATTTTTTTAAGGGCTATAAATTTTGTTTGATGCTTTGATTTGTAAATGGCTTAGCTAGTTAAAGATTATTagatttaaaaagttgattttggaACTTACCAGTCTTATACATTGTTGGTGATGATGAAGACCTATCTTTGCATATTGCAtgtaattccagaacatttcatccgtTTGCATAAACTTACCTAGAACATGTAAAGTAGTCATGCCTTTGAATGtctccttttgtattttcttaacttTGTTATCATGAATTCTGAGTTCTGCTAGGGACTTGGGGAGGTTAAATGGTATTTCACTTAGTTGATTGTGGGACAAATAGAGCCTTCTCAACTTCTTTGTGGTTAGAAAAGCTTTTGGGTGAATCTTTGTTAGCTTATTGTTGTTCAGAATCAAAGCCTAGATAAAGCATAAAGAGATACACCGTATTATGAAGTGGACTTGGTTTACCGGTACTCTTCAGTGAGTAGTTCCTTGTGGAAAGCGATGCAGATTATATCATTCACATACTTTATTACCTGTGTAAATAATTCCCCAGTCCAATCTAAgccaaaacaaatatttactactgAGTTGGAACAGAGTGGTTTTGAGCCTTTGGTTTATCTTTCAGTAGGTGATCTGTTCACACAGTTAAGCCCTCCCCCCGGCACCCCATTTCCCTTCATGGAAGTGATCAAtggtatttaaaaatctattcagggggcacctgagtggctcagttggctaggcgtccaactcttggtttcggctcaggtcatgatctcagggtggtgaaatcaagccccaggtcaggctctgcactcagcagggaatctgcttgaggagtctctctctctcttcccctcccccccccaaataaaatgaaatgaaatgaaaatctattCAGTCGCACCAAATGTGTTGTTATATGATTTTATCTACTTTTAAAAtctcacttcttttatttttactaatgtgAAGCATTTTTCCCAGATGGGGACACCTGTAGGAGTAAACTGCTACAAAATGCCATCTGCATGCTGGCGTGTCTCAGACACTGGGGAGATAGCAGTGCGTCCTGAGGAATGCCTCAACCCCTTCTCAGGGACCCATGACAGCAGCCTCAGAGGAGCTCAGAGCCCAGACAGCAGCCCAGCTCTGCACGGTCTGGAGTCAAGCCTGTGAGGCATGCGGAGGGCGCCTGAGTGCAGCGCCTGGGTGTGCTGGGCGGTGGAAACTAAGCCATGTTTCCCAAGGGTGGTGGCTGGGGGCTTCATTCCTTGGGACCTTCTTTCAGAGAGCAGCTCTAGACTCATTCCGTTCATGAATGTTGTCACTAATTCCATTCTACACCAACCTTCCGGATGTTTCCAGAGAGAATATGCCTATCTAGTGTTATTCACATCTTGGTTCTtccacagaagaaatacaaacactTTGGTAGCTAAACTCCCTTGATTATTCTCTTTCCTGTaggaaaagtaggctccacgctcagcgaggAGCCCGTCTTGGGGCTTGTACTCATGACccgagatcgagacctgagccgaGGTCAGGAGTCAGACggtccaccaactgagccagccgggcaccccgtAGGCCCTTTTCTTATCCTCCTGTCCGGGGTACTGTCCATGACAGTTTTCCCCTGAAGGAGAACAGGAGCTGTAACATGTCCTTTTTCCTGTGTGCCACCAGCTAAGTGCATTCTCTTCTCCTTTAGGGAAGAGTGTGGTAACAACTTGGTGAGCCTTCACTCAACCCTATGATACAAAGTTAGCAGAAATTATCTCTGGCCCAGTTCCTCTACCCTCTGCACTTTGTTCTGCCATGGTGGGCGCTTGCTGTAGGCCTCCACTGTTGGGGGTCCCAGAAGGAGCGTGTGCCTCAgctgtttgttcatatcttcccGTTAGGACATGCACTTGCCAGAGCTGCCTAAAAGGAAGAGTGAGGAGTGCGGAATGGAGTGAGTTTGTATGGAGGGCCCTCTGCGCCTGCCCCCACAGACCGGGTTAGCGGAGCATCTGCCATTCACCTACACTTGCCGTTCCAGAAGTGACAGTCACAGAGCCCCAGGCAATGTGGTTATATGTAAGGACAGAAgatgagaaaagggaagcctttCAGAAGTCGGACAGGAGGTCCTCCTGATGAGTGAGGCTGTACCAGCCGCTGACAGCGAATCGGGCGTGTGTGTAATGATTCCACAAATTCCCTAAAGCTGGATTGTCCTTTGTGTAAGAACCAGAGGGCCAAATAGCCAGCCGAAACAGAGAATTTATAGAATAtctaaaaaacattttgattCTCTTTAGGGACAGGTACCATACAAGATGATACtataattaaatgtttcaaaatagcGTGCCGACAGTTCAGGTAGAGAGTGTGCATTGGAAATGCTTTCCCGTTGAGCCAGTCAGGAAGCACGAGGGCTGTTGGCAGCACAGTGAGCATCTTACATGCATTCATTCCTCTGAGTTCCGTAGCATTGTTACAGCTCTGTCACAGCAGGGGACGTCAGGCTTGGCGAGGCAAGCCACTGGCACAGTGCTCACTTCTAGTGGGGCCAAGGTTTGAGTCAAGCCTGCCTGACTCCAAACCCACTACCCCTCCAACAAGTGCCACGTAAAACTGACCAgt contains these protein-coding regions:
- the ASPN gene encoding asporin yields the protein MKECVLLALLALCSAKPLFRPSYVTLKNMMLKDMEDEVDGDPDDDNSLFPTREPINPFFPFDLFPTCPFGCQCYSRVVHCSDLGLSSVPSNIPLDTQMVDLQNNKIKEIKENDFKGLTSLYALILNNNKLTKIHPKAFLTTKKLRRLYLSHNQLSEIPFNLPKSLAELRIHDNKVKKIQKETFKGMTTLHVLEMSANPLDNNGIEPGAFEGVTVFHIRIAEAKLTSIPKDLPSTLLELHLDYNKISTVELEDFKRYKELQRLGLGNNRITDIENGSLANIPRVREIHLENNKLKKIPPGLQELKYLQIIFLHSNSITKVGVNDFCPTVPKMKKSLYSAISLSNNPVRYWEVQPAAFRCVVSRMSVQLGNFRK